One stretch of Miscanthus floridulus cultivar M001 chromosome 18, ASM1932011v1, whole genome shotgun sequence DNA includes these proteins:
- the LOC136522993 gene encoding anthranilate O-methyltransferase 1-like encodes MKTDTDFHMAKGEGESSYINNSRLQRKALFETRQVIKKAVRELCPIVLPRNLVVVDLGCSLGENTFIFVSEVINAMSDHPLEVQFFLNDLPGNDFNYIFRSLESFKKMVAVEHKGGTLPPFYVAGLPGSYYTRLFPSQSVHLFHSSYCLHWRSQLPGELDVNAKTYLNKGNIYIANTTPLSVVKLYQQLFQMDLLLFLKLRYEELVFGGQMVLTFLGRKNEDVYKGDLNHLCGLLALSIQSLVQKGLVQEEKLNAFNLPVYGPSIDEVTAVVRKSELFHIRFAKLFESNWDPYDDSRGHVVQDSLQSGVNVAKSIRAVMEPLFMSHFGGSVLDELFKEYARNVAKHLQKEKTKYSVIVMSLQRR; translated from the exons ATGAAGACGGATACTGACTTTCATATGGCCAAAGGAGAAGGAGAAAGCAGTTACATCAACAACTCCAGGCTTCAA AGAAAAGCTTTGTTCGAGACTCGACAAGTGATCAAGAAGGCTGTGAGAGAACTATGCCCCATTGTGCTCCCTCGAAATCTTGTGGTTGTTGACTTAGGCTGTTCTTTAGGAGAAAACACATTCATCTTCGTCTCCGAGGTTATCAATGCCATGAGTGACCATCCATTGGAGGTCCAATTCTTCCTAAATGATCTACCCGGAAACGACTTCAACTATATCTTTCGTTCACTTGAAAGCTTCAAGAAGATGGTTGCAGTGGAGCACAAGGGTGGAACCCTGCCTCCATTTTATGTTGCTGGGTTGCCAGGGTCCTACTACACCAGGCTTTTCCCTTCCCAAAGTGTTCATCTCTTTCACTCGTCCTACTGTCTCCATTGGCGCTCTCAG CTTCCTGGTGAGCTAGATGTCAACGCAAAAACATACTTAAACAAAGGAAATATCTACATTGCAAATACAACACCGTTATCTGTGGTGAAACTATACCAACAGCTGTTCCAAATGGACTTGCTGCTCTTCCTCAAGCTGCGGTATGAAGAACTTGTATTTGGTGGGCAGATGGTGCTGACGTTTCTTGGAAGGAAGAATGAGGATGTTTATAAAGGCGATCTGAACCATCTTTGTGGGTTACTTGCATTGTCTATTCAGTCTCTCGTTCAGAAG GGCCTTGTGCAGGAGGAAAAACTCAATGCCTTCAATCTACCCGTTTATGGACCATCAATTGATGAAGTGACGGCAGTGGTTCGAAAGAGCGAGTTGTTCCACATCAGGTTTGCAAAATTGTTTGAATCCAATTGGGATCCTTACGATGACTCTAGAGGTCATGTGGTCCAAGACAGCCTCCAAAGTGGCGTGAATGTTGCTAAGAGCATCAGAGCAGTGATGGAGCCCTTGTTCATGAGCCATTTTGGTGGATCCGTGCTCGATGAGCTGTTCAAAGAATATGCACGTAATGTTGCAAAGCACCTTCAGAAGGAAAAGACCAAGTACTCCGTCATTGTCATGTCCTTGCAGCGAAGATGA